The DNA window GCGATTTTCATCAGCAGGAATATATCCACGACCTTTATTAATTGTAATATCAATTTGCATTGTAGCTTTAGAATCTAAATGGCAAATAACTAATTCAGGATTTAACACTTCAAATCCAGTCAAATACTTGCCTATATCACCTGCTTTAAATTCAGTAGAATTCTCTACAGAGATAGTGACCTTCTCACTTTCAAACTCTTCAACCACTTGCTTGAATCTTACTTGTTTCAGATTCAAAATAATGTTAGTTACGTCTTCCTTGACTCCTGGAACAGTTGAAAATTCGTGCTCAACACCCTCAATTTTAATAGTAGTGATGGCATAACCTTCTAATGAAGAGAGAAGAATACGGCGCAAAGCATTACCCACAGTAATACCAAATCCAGGTTCCAGCGGACGAAATTCGAATTTACCGAATTTTGCGTCTGCCTCTAACATCAATACTTTATCAGGTTTTTGAAATGCTAATATAGCCATGAAATTAATTATTATTTAGAATACAACTCTACAATCAACTGCTCTTTAATGTTTTCAGGGATGTCTGCTCTTTCAGGAACATGCAATAATTTGCCAACCTTTGAAGTTTCTTCCCATTCTAACCAAGGATATTTGCTGTGATTAAAACCTGCAAGTGAATTTGCAATCACTTCCATAGATTTAGATCTTTCACGTACGCCAATTACCTGACCTGGTTTAACTGAATAAGAAGGAATATTAACTACTTTCCCATCAACAGTGATGTGTCTGTGACTTACCAACTGGCGAGCTGCTGCACGTGTATTTCCAATACCTAAACGGAATACGATATTATCAAGACGAAGTTCCAATTGTTGAATAAGGATCTCACCAGTAATACCTTTAGCACTTTCAGCTCTTTCAAATAGATTACGGAATTGTTTTTCTAAAACTCCATAAGTATATTTCGCTTTTTGTTTTTCACGAAGTTGGATACCATATTCTGAAGTTTTTCTCTTTCTAGAATTTCCGTGTTGTCCAGGAGGGTAATTCTTCTTTGATAATACTTTATCAGGACCGAAGATACCTTCACCAAATTTACGTGCAATTCTTGATTTAGGACCTGTATATCTAGCCATTTTTTTTAATATTTAATTGTTTGTTAATGAACTTAATCTGTTGCAGCCGCGATTACAGAAAGGAATATGTAATCCAATAACAAAATCAAGTATCATATTTAAAATAAAGAAATTTTAGACTCTCCTTCTTTTTGGAGGACGACAACCATTATGTGGAAGTGGGGTTACGTCTACAATTTCAGTAACTTCAATACCGGCACCATGAATAGTTCTAATAGCTGATTCACGTCCGTTTCCTGGTCCTTTTACATATGCTTTAACTTTTCTCAAGCCAAGATCATATGCAATTTTTGCACAATCTTGTGCAGCCATCTGAGCTGCATAAGGAGTGTTCTTTTTAGAACCTCTAAATCCCATCTTTCCTGCTGAAGACCATGAGATAATCTGACCTTCACTGTTTGCTAAAGAAACAATAATGTTGTTGAATGATGAATGAACATGTAATTGTCCATTAGCATCAACCTTTACATTTCTTTTCTTAGCTGCGACTGTTTTTTTTGCCATATCAACAATTATTATTTAGTAGCTTTTTTCTTATTTGCAACTGTTTTCTTTCTACCCTTACGTGTACGTGCATTGTTCTTAGTGCCTTGACCTCTAACAGGTAAGCCAATACGGTGACGAACACCACGGTAGCAACCAATATCCATTAATCGCTTAATGTTTAGTTGAACTTCAGAACGAAGATCACCTTCTACTTTGAATTCTGCGCCAATAATTTCACGGATTTTAGCAGCTTGATCATCAGTCCAATCTTTAACTTTAACATCTCTGTCAACTCCAGCCTTATCCAAAATCTTAGCTGAACTACTGCGACCTACTCCATATACATAGGTTAACGCTATCTCACCTCTTTTATTCTGAGGTAAATCTACACCAACTATTCTTATAGCCATATATTAAATTATTTTTTTTGCAAAAATAATAAATTATCCTTGACGTTGTTTATACTTAGGATTTTTCTTATTAATAACATACAAACAGCCATTACGTCTAACGATTTTGCATTCCGGCGTACGTTTTTTTAATGATGCTCTTACTTTCATATTATTTTTTATTATTTATATCTAAAAACGATTCTTCCTTTAGATAAATCATAAGGGGACATTTCCACTCTCACTTTATCACCAGGCAAAATTTTAATGTAATGCATTCTCATTTTTCCTGAGATATGAGCAGTAATCTCATGCCCATTTTCTAACTCTACATGAAACATTGCGTTAGACAATGCTTCAACGATAACTCCATCTTGTTCTATTGCAGATTGTTTCGCCATATTAAATCGCTTTATCACTTAAAACTTGTTCAACATAATCAAAAGTAGACAGTATATCAGCACCATTAGGACCTACAGCAATTGTATGTTCGAAATGTGCAGCTGCTTTGCGGTCTCTGGTTCTGACAGTCCAACCATCACGTTCCATAACGATTTCGCGAGAACCTAATGTGATCATTGGCTCGATAGCTATGCACAATCCTTTTTTAAGTAATGTGCCATATCCACGTTTCCCATAATTAGGAACCTGAGGATCTTCATGCATATCTTTACCAATACCGTGACCAACAAATTCTCTCACGACACCATATGAATTAGACTCACAATATTGTTGTATTGCATACCCGATATCACCTAGACGTTTACCAACAACAGCATTCTGTATGCCAACATAAAGTGACTCTTTTGTAACTCTTAATAATTTACGAACTTCCGGATCAACATCACCTACACAAAAGGTATAAGCTGAATCTCCGCAAAAACCATTCATAAATGTACCACAGTCAATCGAAACAATATCACCATCCTCCAATGGATTATCATTTGGTATACCATGTACTACTTGATCATTAACAGAAGTACAAAGAGTGCTTGGAAACGGATCACCATATTGATTAGGAAATCCTTTAAAAGTAGGAATAGCACCATTATCTCTAATGAACTCTTCAGCTACTTTATCAAGCTCACGGGTAGTAACACCTGGTTTAATAAGCTTTGCTACTTCTGCTAATGCTTTACCTACGAGCAAATTACTTGCTCGTAGTAGTTCTATCTCATCTTCAGTTTTAAGAAATATCATTTTATAATGATTAATACGCAGCAACGCTGCCTGAACGTCCTTTTATTCTTCCAGATTTTAACAATCCATCATAGTGTCTCATCAAAAGATGACTCTCAACTTGTTGAAGAGTATCAAGTACAACCCCAACTAGAATCAACAATGAAGTTCCACCGAAGAATTGAGCAAATTCAGCTTTAACACCAAATATACCAGCAAAAGCAGGCATAATTGCTACCGCAGCCAAGAATAAAGAACCAGGTAAAGTTATGCGAGACATAATCTCATCAATATACTCTGCTGTTTTCTTACCAGGTTTAATTCCTGGAATAAAACCATTATTTCTCTTCATATCCTCTGCCATCTGGTTAGGATTAATTGTTATTGCTGTATAGAAATATGTGAAAAGAATAATCATAACAGCAAAAACAAAATTATACCAAAATCCTGTATGGTTAGTTAATGCACGAGCAACACCACTTGCACTTGCCACATTTGAATATCCAATAATAGCTACTGGAATAAACATAATAGCTTGAGCAAATATAATAGGCATTACATTAGCAGCATTAACTTTCAAAGGGATATACTGTCTAGCACCACCGTATTGTTTATTACCAACAATTCTCTTTGCATATTGTACAGGAACTTTTCTAGTACCTTGTACCAGCATGATAGCACCAGCAATAACTAATAACAAGAAGACAATTTCAAATAAGAACATGATCAGACCACCCGCACCAGTATCAGTAGTACGAGACACAACTTCCTGAGACAAAGCCTGTGGAAGACGTGCTATAATACCAACCATAATAATTAATGAAATACCGTTGCCTATACCCTTGTCTGTTATTCTCTCACCAAGCCACAATATGAACATACTTCCAGCAGCCAAAATGATTGTAGAAGTTATCATAAATAAAGTCCAGTTCAATGAAGGATTCAAAGAAGGACCAGCTTGTGCTTTCAAATTCATCAAATAAGAAGGAGCTTGAAACAATAATATTGCTATAGTTAAATAACGAGTATACTGGTTAATTTTTATTCTACCACTTTCTCCTTCACGTTGCAGTTTCTGAAAATAAGGAACTGCAATTGCTAAAAGTTGAATAACAATTGAAGCAGAGATATAAGGCATTATACCCAAAGCGAAAACAGAAGCATTAGAAAATGCTCCTCCAGAGAACATGTTCAACAAAGCTAATAGACCTTCACTAGTTTGCTTATGCAGTTGAGTTAACATTCCAGGATTAATGCCTGGCAAAACTACAAAGGAACCAAAACGATAAATCGCTACAAATAATATAGTGATGAGGATCCGTTGTCTCAGATCCTCAATCTTCCATATATTTTTTAATGTTTCAATAGCTTTTCTCATTGAATTAGAGTTTTACAGCATTTCCACCTAAAGACTCAATGGCTGCAACTGCACTCTTTGAAAAAGCATTAGCTTCTACATCAAGTTTGCTTGTTAAGCTACCATTACCTAAAATCTTCACCAATTGATTTGAAGAGATAAATCCAGCTTCAATAAAGTCATTAATACCAACTTTTGACAAACTTTTAGCTTCAGCTAGTTTTTGCAAAGAATCAAGATTTAAGGCTTTATATTCTACTCTATTTATATTCTTAAAACCAAATTTAGGGACACGACGTTGGAGAGGCATCTGTCCACCTTCAAAACCAATCTTTCTAGAATAACCAGATCTTGATTTTGCTCCTTTGTGACCTCTTGTAGAAGTACCACCTAAGCCTGAACCAGAGCCACGACCGACTCTTTTTCTTGTTTTGGTAGATCCTTCTGCAGGTTTTAAATTACTTAAGTTCATATTGTAATTAGTTTTATTATTCAACAATAAATTACTTAATGATGGTTACCAAGTGTTTAACTTTAGATACCATACCAAGAATTGAAGGAGTTTCTTCGTGCTCAACCACACGATTCAATTTGCGAAGTCCTAATGCATCAAGCGTTCTCTTTTGATCAGCTGGAGCACCAATTCTACTTTTTATTTGTTTGATCTTAATAGTCGACATATTTCCTCCTTATCCTCTAAATACTTTATCCATACTAATACCTCTGTTCTGAGCTACAGTTCTTGCATCTCTCATCTCACCTAAAGCTACAATTGTAGCTTTAACAAGATTGTGAGGATTAGAAGAACCTTTAGATTTAGCCAAAACATCAGTTACACCAACGCTTTCAAGTACTGCACGCATAGCACCACCTGCTACAACTCCTGTACCGTGTGAAGCTGGTTTAATAAATACCTCAGCTCCACCAAATCTTGCAGTTTGTTCATGAGGAACGGTTCCTTTTAAAACTGGCACTTTAATTAAGTTCTTTTTAGCTGACTCAACACCTTTAGCGATTGCTGCAGTTACTTCACCAGCTTTACCAAGTCCCCAACCAATAACACCATCTTCGTTACCAACAACTACTATTGCAGAAAAACTGAAAGTTCTACCACCCTTTGTTACTTTTGTAACACGATTAATAGCAACTAATCTGTCTTTAAGCTCAATATCACTAGATATTTTAATTCGATTACTTATTCCTGCCATAATAATTAAAATTTAAGTCCACCGTTACGAGCAGCATCAGCTACCTCTTTTACTCTCCCATGATATAAGTAACCATTACGATCGAATACAACAGTTGTAATACCTGCTTCCTGCGCTTTTTTAGCGATCAATTCACCAACTTTAGCAGCTTGTTCTTTCTTTGCTAATTTTTCTTCAAGACCAAGAGAAGAAGCAGAAGCTAAAGTTTTTCCACACAAATCATCAATGATTTGAACATAGATTTGTTTGTTACTTCTAAACACACTCATACGTGGACATCCGGTAGTACCAGAGATCTTATTACGTACTCTGTATTTAATTTTAATTCGTCTTTCTATTTTTGTTGTCATGATTATACAAATTTATGTAAATTACTTAGCACCGGCTGATTTGCCCGATTTTCTGCGAATTTCTTCTCCAACAAATTTAATACCTTTACCTTTATATGGTTCTGGCTTACGGAAAGAACGTATTTTTGAACAAACTTGACCTAGTAACTGTTTGTCACAAGATTCTAAAATGATAAGAGGATTCTTATTTCTTTCAGACTTAGTTTCAACTTTAACTTCTAAAGGCAATTGCAAGAAAATATTATGTGAATAACCAAGAGCAAATTCGATAATGTTACCATTGCTTGTTGCACGGTAACCAACACCAACTAACTCAAGCTCTTTCTTGTAACCTTCAGAAACACCAACAACCATGTTATTAATCAAAGAACGATAAAGACCATGAAATGCTCTTTCTTGTCTTTCATCGCTATTACGAGTCAATAAAATCTGATTATCAGCTACCTCCACTTTAATAAGAGGATTAACATACTGACTTAATTCTCCCTTTGGTCCTTTTACAGTAACCACATCATCTTTCAGAGTAACTGATACTCCAGCTGGGATACTAATGGGTAATTTTCCTATTCTAGACATTGCTTATTCCTCCTAAATTAATATACATAACACAAGACTTCTCCGCCAATTTTAAGCTCAGCAGCCTCTTTGTTAGTCATTACACCTTTGGAAGTAGATATTATAGCAATACCCAAACCATTAATAACACGTGGCATATCTTTGTATCCAGTATACTTACGTAAACCTGGAGAAGATATTCTAATCAGTTTTTTGATCGCGTTAACTTTGTTAACGGAATCATACTTCAAGGCAACTTTAATAGTTCCTTGAGGTCCATCTTCTACAAACTTGTAATTAAGAATGTAGCCTTTCTCAAAAAGGATTTTTGTAATTTCCTTTTTAAGGTTAGAGGCAGGAATTTCAACAACTCTGTGCTTTGCACCGATTGCGTTTCTCAACCTCGTTAAATAATCTGCTATTGGATCAGTCATATAAAATTGTTAAATTAATCAGGCATCCCTGACAATATTTAAAAAAATAATTTACCAGCTTGCTTTTTTAACTCCGGGAATAAGACCATTAGATGCCATTTCACGAAATTGAATTCTTGAAATACCAAACTGACGAATATAGCCCTTTGGACGACCAGTTAGTTTACAACGATTGTGTAAACGAACAGGTGATGCATTCTTAGGCAAAGCCTGTAATGCATCATAATCACCGTCTTTTTTTAACTGAGCTCTCTTTTCAGCATATTTGGCTACAAGTTTTGCTCTCTTTACTTCGCGAGCTTTCATTGATTCTTTTGCCATAATATATTAGTCTTTTTTTGAGTTTTTAAAAGGTAAACCAAATTCTTTCAATAAAGCATATCCTTCTTCATCTGACTGAGCAGTTGTAACGAAAGTTATGTTCATACCAAGAATTTTAGTAATACTATCAATATTGATTTCAGGGAAAATAATTTGTTCCTGAATACCTAAAGTATAGTTACCTTTACCATCAAATTTACTTTCAATACCTTTAAAGTCACGAATACGAGGCAAAGCAACACGAACCAATTTTTCAAGGAACTCATACATTCTTTCACGACGTAAAGTAACCATCACACCGATAGGCATTTTTTTACGTAACTTAAAGTTTGCAATATCCTTACGAGAAATTGTAGCAACAGCTTTCTGACCAGTAATCGCAGTCATCTCATTTATTGCAACTTCAATAATTTTCTTATCAGCAACAGCAGATCCTAAACCTTGATTGATAACAATCTTTTTAAGAACTGGAACTTGCATAGATGAACTATATTGAAATTGTTCTTTTAATGCAGGCGCAATACGCTCTGCATATTCTTTCTTAAGGCTAGCAGTATTACTCATTACTTAATCTCCTCTCCTGATTTTTTAGAATAACGCACTAAAGTTCCATCAGAACTTTCTTTTCTCCCAACACGTGTTGCTTTTCCAGTCTTCGGATCTACAAGGTTTAAGTTAGAGATATGTATAGAAGCTTCTTGCTTTACAATACCACCTTGAGGGTTCTTAGCATTTGGTTTAGTACTTTTAGATACCAGATTCATGCCTTCAACAATTGCACGTTCTTTTTTAACAAGAACTTTCAACACGCGTCCAGTTTTGCCTTTATCTTCACCGGCATTGACCAAAACTGTGTCGCCTTTTTTTATATGTAATTTACTCATTACTTAAATCTTTTACAAAATTAAAGTACCTCTGGTGCTAATGAAACAACCTTCATGTTTGTAGCACGAAGTTCTCTCGCAACCGGTCCAAAGATTCTACTTCCTCTAATTTCACCTGCGTTATTTAACAAAACACAAGCATTATCATCAAAACGAATGTACGAACCATCAGCACGACGGATTTCTTTCTTTGTACGTACAATCAAAGCTTTAGACACAACACCTTTTTTAATATCACTCGAAGGGATAACACTTTTTACTGAAACTACAATAACATCCCCAACAGAAGCATAACGACGTCCTGTACCACCCAAAACACGGATACACAAAACTTCTTTAGCTCCACTATTGTCACATACTGTAAGTCTGGATTCTGTTTGTATCATAATTACTTAGCTCTTTCAATTATTTCAACTACTCTCCATCTCTTTGTCTTACTCAAAGGACGAGTCTCACTGATTCTAACAGTGTCACCAATGTTACAATCATTACTTTCATCATGAGCATGGTATTTCTTCGTTTTACTTACGAACTTACCATAGATAGGGTGTTTTTCTTTAAACTTAGCTGCAACAGTAATAGTTTTATCCATTTTGTTGCTAAGAACAACCCCAGTTCTTTCTTTTCTTAAATTTCTAGCTTCCATCAAACCCATTATTTATTGTTAAGTTCTCTTTGGCGTAATTCTGATTTCATACGCGCAATCGTCCTGCGTAACTGTTTTATTTGTGCAGGATTATCCAAAGGGGAGATAGAATGGTTTAACACCATTTGGTTATAGCCGGCTACTTCAGCCTCAATTCTTTCTACCAGTTCTTTGGTATTTATTTCTCTAATTTCTGCAATTTTCATAAACATTATGCATTTTGATTTTGAGTATCATAATCACGTCTTACTATAAACTTAGTAGTGACAGGAAGCTTCTGAGCTGCTAAACGCAATGCTTCTTTAGCGATTTCATAGGATACGCCTTCTACTTCAATCATAATTCTACCAGGAGTAACAGGAGCTACGAATCCTTCAGGACTACCTTTACCTTTACCCATACGCACTTCTGCTGGTTTCTTTGTAATAGGTTTATCCGGAAATATTCTGATCCAAATCTGGCCTTGACGTTGCATATATCTAGTAACAGCAATACGGGCAGCTTCAATCTGTCTACCTGTAATCCATTTATTTTGCAAAGCTTTTATACCAAAAGAACCAAAAGCGAGTTGGTTGCCTCTTTGGGCATTACCTTTCATGCGACCCTTTTGTTGTCTTCTGAATTTTGTCTTTTTCGGTTGTAACATAATTTCCTAAAATTCAAATTCGTTTTAGCGATTATTTTTCTTTCTTTTGAAGTTTTTCCCACCGTCTCTGCTACCAGCATTACCACGGCCTCCTTCTTTGCTTTGAGTAAAGTTAGGAGCAAGTTCTTTCTTGCCAAAAACCTCACCTCTACAAATCCAAACTTTCACACCAAGAAGTCCAACCTTAGTCAATGCCTCAGCATGACAATAGTCAATATCTGCTCTAAATGTGTGTAATGGAGTTCTTCCTTCCTTATACATTTCAGAACGAGCCATTTCAGCTCCATTCAAACGTCCTGAAATTTGCACTTTGATACCTTCTGCTCCCATACGCATTGTATTTGCGATAGCCATTTTAATAGCACGACGGTAAGCAATCTTACCCTCTACCTGGCGAGCAATGTTATTTGCTACAATTACAGCATCTAACTCAGGTCTTTTTACTTCAAAGATATTAATTTGAATATCTTTATCAGTGATCTTCTTCAACTCTTCTTTTAACTTATCAACTTCCTGACCACCCTTACCGATGATAATACCTGGACGGGCTGTACATACGGTTATTGTAACAAGTTTCAGTGTGCGCTCAATAACTATTCTTGATACACTTGCTTTTGCAAGTCTTGCATTAAGATATTTACGAATCTTGCTATCTTCTAGCAAAGAATCACCATAATTATCGCCACCATACCAATTGGAATCCCATCCTCTGATAATTCCTAAACGGTTACTTATTGGATTAACTTTTTGTCCCATCTAGCTTAATTTTGATTATCATTAGTACTCTTAGAATCAACGAACAAAGTCACGTGATTTGAGCGTTTACGAATTCTGTAACCTCTCCCCTGTGGTGCAGGTCTCATTCTTTTCAATGTTGCTCCACAATCAACAAAAATCTTTGTTACAAATAATTCACCGCCTTCTGCTTTACGTTCGTTTTTCTGTTCCCAGTTAGCAATAGCAGAGCGCAACAATTTCTCAACTCTTGCAGAAGCTTCCTTCGATGAAAACTTCAAAACACCAAGAGCTCTGTTCACTTCCATACCACGGATCATATCAGCCACAAGACGCATCTTACGTGGAGAGGTCGGAACATTTTGCAATTTGGCAAAATACATGGTTTTAAGGGCTTCTTTTCTTTTATCAGCCGATATTTTCTTTCTTGCTCCCATTATTTTTTATTACTTTATTATTTCAGATTTAATATATCCTGTTAACGTTTCTTGTTACCAGCATGGCCTCTGAAAGTACGAGTAGGAGAGAATTCTCCTAACTTGTGCCCAACCATGTTTTCGGTAACGTAAACAGGAATAAATTTATTTCCGTTATGAACTGCAATAGTATGCCCAACAAAATCAGGCGAAATCATTGAAGCTCTAGCCCAAGTCTTAACAACAGCTTTTTTGCCTGACTCATTCATAGCAAGCACTTTTGTTTCAAGCTTAATATTAATATAAGGACCTTTTTTTAATGAACGACTCATAGTTTACTCAATTAATCAGATTACTTTTTTCTTCTCTCAATAATATACTTAGAAGATTGCTTCTTAGGAGCTCTAGTTTTCAAGCCCTTAGCATACAATCCCTTACGAGATCTTGGATGACCTCCAGAAGCGCGGCCTTCACCACCACCCATTGGGTGATCAACTGGGTTCATAACAACACCACGGTTACGAGGACGACGACCTAACCATCTTGAACGTCCAGCCTTACCAGAGCATTCCAATCCATGATCAGAGTTACCAACGCTACCAATTGTAGCTTTACATGTACTAAGTATTTGTCTTACTTCACCAGAAGGCAATTTAATAACACAATATTTGCCTTCTCTTGAAGTCAACTGAGCAAAATTACCTGCAGATCTAACCAAAGCAGCACCTTGACCAGGACGCAACTCAATATTATGAATTACAGTACCAACAGGGATATTTTGTAAAGGAAGTGCATTACCAATCTCTGGCGCTGCATTCTCACCTGACATAAGAGTATTACCTACTTGTAATCCATTGGGAGCAATAATATATCTTTTTTCACCATCGGCATAAAATAACAAAGCGATACGAGCCGAACGATTCGGATCGTATTCTATTGTTTTTACTACTGCCGGAACACCGTCTTTATTTCTCTTGAAATCAACGATTCTGATTTTCTTCTTGTGACCACCGCCAAGATAGCGCATAGTCATTTTTCCTTCGTTGTTACGACCACCAGAAGAAAGCTTACCAAACACAAGAGATTTTTCTGGTACTGATGCAGTTATCTCCTCATAAGTACCAATAATTTTATGTCTTTGCCCCGGTGTTGTGGGCTTAAATTTACGTACTGCCATTTTTATTAAATATTGCTATAAAAATCAATAGTATCTCCTTCTTTCAATGTCACAACTGCTTTTTTATAAGCATTTGTTCTACCATTGATCATTCCAGCCTTTGTATAACGACTTTTATTCTTACCGGAATAACGAATTGTATTTACATCAACAACTGTAACATTGTATAATGCTTCGACTGCGCTCTTAATTTCCAATTTGTTAGCTTCAGGACGCACGATAAATCCGAAACGATTTAACTTTTCAGATGCAGCAGTCATTTTCTCTGTAACTAACGGTTTAATAATAATTCCCATTATTTAAGCCTCCTTTTTCATTAAGATACTGTCAATAGCTGAAAGAGAACTTTCAGTAAGCACCACTGCGCCAGCATTCAATACATTGTAAGTATTTAATCCAGCGACAGTTAATACATTAGCTCTCTCGATATTACGAGCCGACAAATATACGTTTTTATTTGGTTCTGATAATACAAAAAGTAGCTTTTTATCAGAAACTTTAAGATTATTTATCAATGCTACAAAATCCTTAGTTTTTGGAGTTTCAAAAGAGAAATCTTCAACAACTACAATAGCATTACCTTGAGCCTTGTAAGATAAAGCTGATTTTCTAGCTAAAGACTTAACTTTCTTATTCAACTTAAAGAAATAGTCTCTTGGCTTAGGACCAAAAACTCTTGCACCACCAACAAATACAGGTGATTTAATATCACCAGAACGTGCTCCACCAGTACCTTTTTGTTTTTTCAACTTTCTAGTACTACCTGAAAGTTCACTTCTTTCTTTTGATTTGTGAGTTCCCTGACGTTGACAAGCCATAAATTGTTTTACATCCAAATAAATAGCATGGTCATTAGGCTCAATTCCGAAGATTGATTCATTTAACGTAATCTTTCTTCCAGTGTCTTCACCTTTAATGTTATATACGTTAACTTCCATTATTTCTCAATTATTACGATTGAACCTTTGCATCCCGGAATTGAACCTTTAATCAATAAAAGGTTGTGTTCTGGAATAACTTTTAAAACTCGCAAATTTTGAACAGTAACTCTGTCACCGCCCATTTGTCCACCCATGCGCATTCCTTTGAATACTTTTGCTGGGTAAGAACAAGCACCGATAGAACCCGGTTTACGTAAACGGTTGTGCTGACCATGAGTAGCCTGTCCAACACCACCAAATCCGTGTCTTTTAACTACACCCTGGAAACCTTTACCCTTAGAAGTTGCAATAACGTCTACAAAAACTGCATCATTAAACAACTCTACAGAGATTGTGTCTCCTAGATTAAGTTCATTTTCAAATTCTTTGAACTCGGCCAAGTGTCTCTTTGGTGTTACTTTGGCTTTAGCGAAGTGTCCCATTAATGGTTTAGTAGTATGTTTTTCCTTTTTTTCCTGGAAACCTACTTGAACAGCTTCGTAACCGTCTTTTTCAACTGTTTTCAGTTGAGTAACAACACAAGGACCTGCTTCGATAACAGTGCATGGTACATTTTTACCATCGGCACTGAAAACGGATGTCATTCCGATTTTCTTTCCTAATAATCCTGGCATTTCACTTTTTTTTAATTATCAAACTTTAATTTCTACTTCTACTCCGCTTGGCAATTCCAGCTTCATCAAAGCATCAACAGTCTTAGCTGTAGAGCTATAAATGTCAATCAATCTTTTGAATGAAGACAATTGAAATTGTTCTCTGGATTTCTTGTTAACAAAAGTAGAGCGGTTCACTGTAAAGATACGCTTGTGCGTAGGAAGAGGTATAGG is part of the uncultured Bacteroides sp. genome and encodes:
- the rpsD gene encoding 30S ribosomal protein S4, with translation MARYTGPKSRIARKFGEGIFGPDKVLSKKNYPPGQHGNSRKRKTSEYGIQLREKQKAKYTYGVLEKQFRNLFERAESAKGITGEILIQQLELRLDNIVFRLGIGNTRAAARQLVSHRHITVDGKVVNIPSYSVKPGQVIGVRERSKSMEVIANSLAGFNHSKYPWLEWEETSKVGKLLHVPERADIPENIKEQLIVELYSK
- the rpsK gene encoding 30S ribosomal protein S11; translated protein: MAKKTVAAKKRNVKVDANGQLHVHSSFNNIIVSLANSEGQIISWSSAGKMGFRGSKKNTPYAAQMAAQDCAKIAYDLGLRKVKAYVKGPGNGRESAIRTIHGAGIEVTEIVDVTPLPHNGCRPPKRRRV
- the rpsM gene encoding 30S ribosomal protein S13, producing the protein MAIRIVGVDLPQNKRGEIALTYVYGVGRSSSAKILDKAGVDRDVKVKDWTDDQAAKIREIIGAEFKVEGDLRSEVQLNIKRLMDIGCYRGVRHRIGLPVRGQGTKNNARTRKGRKKTVANKKKATK
- the rpmJ gene encoding 50S ribosomal protein L36, with protein sequence MKVRASLKKRTPECKIVRRNGCLYVINKKNPKYKQRQG
- the infA gene encoding translation initiation factor IF-1; translated protein: MAKQSAIEQDGVIVEALSNAMFHVELENGHEITAHISGKMRMHYIKILPGDKVRVEMSPYDLSKGRIVFRYK
- the map gene encoding type I methionyl aminopeptidase yields the protein MIFLKTEDEIELLRASNLLVGKALAEVAKLIKPGVTTRELDKVAEEFIRDNGAIPTFKGFPNQYGDPFPSTLCTSVNDQVVHGIPNDNPLEDGDIVSIDCGTFMNGFCGDSAYTFCVGDVDPEVRKLLRVTKESLYVGIQNAVVGKRLGDIGYAIQQYCESNSYGVVREFVGHGIGKDMHEDPQVPNYGKRGYGTLLKKGLCIAIEPMITLGSREIVMERDGWTVRTRDRKAAAHFEHTIAVGPNGADILSTFDYVEQVLSDKAI
- the secY gene encoding preprotein translocase subunit SecY, yielding MRKAIETLKNIWKIEDLRQRILITILFVAIYRFGSFVVLPGINPGMLTQLHKQTSEGLLALLNMFSGGAFSNASVFALGIMPYISASIVIQLLAIAVPYFQKLQREGESGRIKINQYTRYLTIAILLFQAPSYLMNLKAQAGPSLNPSLNWTLFMITSTIILAAGSMFILWLGERITDKGIGNGISLIIMVGIIARLPQALSQEVVSRTTDTGAGGLIMFLFEIVFLLLVIAGAIMLVQGTRKVPVQYAKRIVGNKQYGGARQYIPLKVNAANVMPIIFAQAIMFIPVAIIGYSNVASASGVARALTNHTGFWYNFVFAVMIILFTYFYTAITINPNQMAEDMKRNNGFIPGIKPGKKTAEYIDEIMSRITLPGSLFLAAVAIMPAFAGIFGVKAEFAQFFGGTSLLILVGVVLDTLQQVESHLLMRHYDGLLKSGRIKGRSGSVAAY
- the rplO gene encoding 50S ribosomal protein L15, with the protein product MNLSNLKPAEGSTKTRKRVGRGSGSGLGGTSTRGHKGAKSRSGYSRKIGFEGGQMPLQRRVPKFGFKNINRVEYKALNLDSLQKLAEAKSLSKVGINDFIEAGFISSNQLVKILGNGSLTSKLDVEANAFSKSAVAAIESLGGNAVKL
- the rpmD gene encoding 50S ribosomal protein L30, which translates into the protein MSTIKIKQIKSRIGAPADQKRTLDALGLRKLNRVVEHEETPSILGMVSKVKHLVTIIK
- the rpsE gene encoding 30S ribosomal protein S5, with protein sequence MAGISNRIKISSDIELKDRLVAINRVTKVTKGGRTFSFSAIVVVGNEDGVIGWGLGKAGEVTAAIAKGVESAKKNLIKVPVLKGTVPHEQTARFGGAEVFIKPASHGTGVVAGGAMRAVLESVGVTDVLAKSKGSSNPHNLVKATIVALGEMRDARTVAQNRGISMDKVFRG
- the rplR gene encoding 50S ribosomal protein L18, producing MTTKIERRIKIKYRVRNKISGTTGCPRMSVFRSNKQIYVQIIDDLCGKTLASASSLGLEEKLAKKEQAAKVGELIAKKAQEAGITTVVFDRNGYLYHGRVKEVADAARNGGLKF